From the Triticum urartu cultivar G1812 chromosome 4, Tu2.1, whole genome shotgun sequence genome, the window TCAGCAAGTTCTATACAACCTACAATGAACAGATAGAAATAACCAATTTACCAAACCAAGAAGAGCAAATACAAATATTACACCACAAGGTACTTACTTTAACCGTGATTAACAATCTTTTCATTTCATTGGTCTTTTTTATATGTAACTAATTTGGCTTGCCACTATGCTTCGTAAGGATTGCAAATACGGTAATTGACGCATCTATACGAATATGTGTATTGCATATTCTAAGAAAGTGTATTGTTATGTTGACCTAAATATTTTTTTATCTTGACAATAGGAAATCTAGAAATTTCAAATTACACCACCCTTGCATTCAACCCGGATCATATTCCAGCATGCGCACTTGATGGTGAGTGGTTATGACTTATTATCAACTACAAATCAATTACATATGATTGTTATTAATATATGTAGAAAAGTTTAAATATTATTAGAAGCAACATTTATAATATATATTTTTGCAGATATTCGCCGGAAATAATAGGTGGGTTGATTGATATGAAGTTTGTTCAGCAATTTACTGAGTGGAGGTGGGCTTTCCTAGCAAGTGAGTTGTTTACAAAGGATCTCGACACACAATGTATACAAAGAAAGCTCGGTGCATTGTAACACAGATAGTAGACATTGGTTATGTTTTTGTGTATTTTAATTTTCAAGTATAGTTATTATGTACTTGGTTTGTATCTACTATATAGATGATTGTTTCGTCACGTTTGTTTGTGTCTATGGTGTTTTAAGAGCTGTGCTAATTTCAGGGATGATTTAGTTATTATCTACATTTAAAAACAAGTTTGTCCATGTTCATAGATTTTGAATTACCTTTCACATTATTCTTTTGTCGAAATATATTCCATAAAATGCACTAATTTAAAATATCCATGTTCATGCTATCACTTTGTGAGTAATCTTTTCACATTATACTTCCTGTGTCCGCCGCTAAATTCCCATTCGCTCTCGTTTCTTTAATTATCTTTAACCAAACAAACACGCTGTACTCTTGTGTGAGGAGGCGATCCCTGACTTGTCTAGTTCTTGAGAAAGTCAGAGGATCCGGCTCGGCGCCCCGCAGGAACCCTAGCTATCCTCTTGTCCGAGGAGGCCATCCGATATggaggaggtcgccggcggcGGTTCATCCTGGCCGTACGCCAAGAAGCCGCAGCAGCACCAGCTGGGGCGGTCGCTGACGTACCACCACCCCTACCAGGGCCAGGGGCGCCGCCTGCAGCCTGCGCAGCGCCACCAGCTCCCTGACGTGCGTGCCCCGCGGCCGGCGGTGGTGCTCTACACGACGTCGCTCCGCGGCGTGCGGCGCACCTTCACCGACTGCTCCGCGGTGCGCGCCGTGCTGCGCGGCTTCCGCGTGGCCGTGGACGAGCGCGACTTGTCCATGGACGCCGCGCTCCGGCGGGAGCTCCAGGGGCTGCTCGCGGCGCGGGGCCGCGCCTTCTCCCTCCCTCAGCTCTTCGTCGGGGGCCGGCTCGTCGGCGGCGCCGAAGAGGCGAGGCAGCTGCACGAGGCCGGCGAGCTGCGGCGCCTCCTCGAAGGCGCCGCGGGGCAGGACCCGGCCTTCGTTTGCGACGCCTGCGGGGGTGTCCGCTTCGTGCCCTGCCCCGCCTGCGCTGGCTCCCGCAAGGTTTTCGTGGAGGAGGAAGGACGCACCAGCTGCTGCGGCCACTGCAACGAGAACGGCTTGGTACGATGTCCCGCTTGTTCTTCTTGATCGCTTGCTATGCCTCCTATAAATGGTAGTACTGCAAGAATTAGAGACATGCAGTTTCTGAATTCTCGTGGTCATGGACACTCAATTGCTGCTTGTGCTTGGCTTGGCGGACGAGAACAATGGAGTTCTTGTCCCTATATACGTAGTTGTGAAGCCAAAAGAATGGCCTTTCGCGGGTCTGTGATTAGATTATATGTTTGTATGTACCAAATGTACTCCATTGAATTTGTTTGATTAATGTAAGTAACTGGGTTTCTGCTAATCATCGTTCGTTGCATGCATATTATCCATATTTCTCTCCATCTTTAGCACAATGGTTGGTTTGCGTTGACTTGACCTCAAGGTAGGTACATAGATATGTTGCTGCTTTGAAACATTACATGATTTCATTTAAcaccatcaagaatcctacacGTCCCTCATCtcagtactccctctgtaaagataTAGAAGAGCGTTTAGATCCTCATCtcagtactccctctgtaaagaaatagaAGAGTGTTTGGATCATTAGAGGGAGTATTATCTTTCTCTTCTCAAAAAggtaaaaataaaaataaacagCCCCAACGTTGCTGTGTGCGCTAATGTGTGGGTAGGAGCCCCAACATTGGTTCTGTAAGCTGGAGCGAGCCATTTTATTAGCGTCAGAACAGTTGGCATGGCGTTGACAAGAGCCATCTCGATTCACGCTCAAAAGGACACATTCCTGAAATTAGTTTGCAACGCCAACTCCAATGTTTCTTGCATTTCATCATGATAAAATCCACGTTCTAATTCTCAAGCTGTTACACATCCTCTTAAATGAATCATGGAAACGGAGTTTGGAACAGAGAACGAAAGCTACATAGAACCTTTACATCTCATGTGTTGCCAATAGGCTCCCCTATGCTACAGAATGGCAAAGAGGAGATTCCTACAACAGTATCACTGTCACCCAGGTTATCTGAGCAGACACCAATCGAGCAGACGATGGCTAAAACAGGCTACAGGTATTACAATTTGCACGCTTCAGAATCAGCCCCTAGGAAATACAGTTTTCATGATGCGACCCATGGGCTCATTCATACCAGGGAAATGGATGAATCGGCTGGATCATTTCACTCTTCTTTCCAAATCCTCCCGGTGACCCTCAATTTAAGCTCCTTCCTCTCACCACCAGAGAAGAACAAGGCCATGTTCCGTTGGATTATTAGCCCATCATAGCTATCTCTGACCTTCCGATGGCCGTCTCGGATGCTCCGGGGAACCCCTTGAAAGATCATCTTGCGCCCACCACCTCCTACCTCCAGGCTGTAGCTGTACTTCTTTGCTTCCGCATCATCTCCCATGAACCTCAGGAAAGCGATGTACACAGGTGCCATGCCCAACTGAAATGCCTCGAAATGCAGGCAGAAGTACTGGCCAAAGCAGCTGAAAACCTACATGGAGAAACTCTATCTGTTTACTTAGCTTAATAGAAAGAAAAAACGTAACAAAATTGGATTGCACTTCAAACAGTGAATTGAGGAAATGTAAAGGATAAAGAGGACATCTGGAATGTTGTTAAATCTGCTGCAAGACAGGCAGACCGTTAAAATTGGAAACAGATGCAGGTGGATCTGGGCATGTGCAGTGTCTTCATTAAATATTTAAGAATACGATGAGCAACTATTATGGTCCAACAAGTATGCAACATGATCACCATTTTGTTTTATACTGCATGACAAATAATTGGCATATAAAAACAAGTACAATAATCATAATTTAAGAATAGGACAATTTCTCCTTTAGTTTACAAAAATGTCTCCATATGTTTCTATGCAAAAAATGAACGTAGTATCTTTGCAGAAAGGGAACTAATCATTTCTCACTTGGTGGTGGGAAGTATTGGTGTACAACACACACCCACCACACAGGTTTCAGAGTGCTTATTTGAATTGATATGATATCTGGTTCTTCCTAGGTATTCTTGTTTTATTTTGCATCTTCACAAGATGTAAAGGCAGTAGAAAGATGCTACATGGAAATTCTTAGTCCACATGTTGGTGTTGATGATTAATACCGTAAGCATCCAGGTCGCATTCTCAACTTCATGAGGATTTGACTTGACATAGCGATGGTTGAAAGTGCTTCCGCTATGCATGTCAACTTTGTGATCATCTTTCAAATGATTTACCAAGTATGGAATGTCACCACCAACTGTACATTCAGATCCAGCGTATGGACAACTATAAGGCCTATATTGGCACTGTGACTCATGCTTCAGCTTGCAGTAGTATGGGTAAATGCCTAAGCAACCAAAGTTCTGGTACTTGCATGGAAGCTCAAG encodes:
- the LOC125551492 gene encoding uncharacterized protein At5g39865-like, whose amino-acid sequence is MEEVAGGGSSWPYAKKPQQHQLGRSLTYHHPYQGQGRRLQPAQRHQLPDVRAPRPAVVLYTTSLRGVRRTFTDCSAVRAVLRGFRVAVDERDLSMDAALRRELQGLLAARGRAFSLPQLFVGGRLVGGAEEARQLHEAGELRRLLEGAAGQDPAFVCDACGGVRFVPCPACAGSRKVFVEEEGRTSCCGHCNENGLVRCPACSS
- the LOC125551491 gene encoding E3 ubiquitin-protein ligase DIS1, producing MASAAYTDDSGSEVIDPPKSEVLDVAELVGDHIQLTQKSNVVASSSVRELLECPVCLSAMYPPIHQCSNGHTLCSGCKPRVHNRCPTCRHELGNIRCLALEKVAASLELPCKYQNFGCLGIYPYYCKLKHESQCQYRPYSCPYAGSECTVGGDIPYLVNHLKDDHKVDMHSGSTFNHRYVKSNPHEVENATWMLTVFSCFGQYFCLHFEAFQLGMAPVYIAFLRFMGDDAEAKKYSYSLEVGGGGRKMIFQGVPRSIRDGHRKVRDSYDGLIIQRNMALFFSGGERKELKLRVTGRIWKEE